The Pseudomonas azotoformans genome has a segment encoding these proteins:
- a CDS encoding DNA polymerase III subunit delta' gives MAEAYPWQDSLWQQLAGRAQHAHAYLLHGPVGIGKRDLAERLMASLLCQRPVNLEACGECKSCLLLKAGSHPDNYVLEPEEADKAIKVDQVRDLVSFVVQTAQMGGRKVVLIEPVEAMNINAANALLKSLEEPSGDTVLLLVSHQSSRLLPTIRSRCVQQACPLPSEAMSLEWLAQALPECSADERVELLTLAAGSPLAAVKLHAQGVREQRALVVEGVKKLIKQEVSATQLAETAWKDIPLLLLFDWFCDWSSLILRYQLTQDENGLGLPDMRKVVQYLAQKSAQDKVLTIQDWILAQRQKVLGKANLNRVLLLEALLVQWVGLLGRR, from the coding sequence GTGGCTGAAGCCTACCCGTGGCAGGACAGTCTGTGGCAACAACTGGCTGGCCGAGCCCAGCACGCCCACGCCTACCTGTTGCATGGGCCGGTTGGGATCGGCAAGCGTGACCTGGCCGAGCGCCTCATGGCCAGCCTGCTGTGCCAGCGCCCGGTCAACCTGGAAGCCTGCGGCGAGTGCAAGTCCTGCCTGTTGCTCAAGGCTGGCAGCCACCCGGACAACTACGTGCTGGAGCCCGAGGAAGCCGACAAGGCGATCAAGGTCGACCAGGTGCGCGACCTCGTCAGCTTCGTGGTGCAGACCGCGCAGATGGGCGGGCGCAAGGTTGTGTTGATCGAGCCGGTGGAGGCGATGAACATCAACGCCGCCAACGCCTTGCTCAAGAGCCTGGAAGAGCCGTCCGGCGATACCGTGTTGTTGCTGGTCAGTCACCAGTCCAGCCGTTTGTTGCCGACCATCCGCAGCCGTTGCGTGCAGCAGGCGTGCCCACTGCCGAGCGAGGCCATGAGCCTGGAATGGCTCGCGCAGGCGTTGCCGGAGTGCAGCGCGGATGAACGGGTCGAACTGCTGACCCTGGCGGCCGGCTCCCCCTTGGCGGCGGTGAAGCTGCACGCCCAGGGCGTGCGTGAGCAACGCGCGCTGGTGGTGGAGGGCGTGAAGAAACTCATCAAGCAGGAAGTCTCCGCCACCCAGCTGGCCGAAACTGCCTGGAAGGACATTCCTCTGTTGTTGCTGTTCGATTGGTTCTGCGACTGGTCAAGCCTGATCCTGCGCTACCAGCTGACCCAGGATGAAAATGGCCTGGGCCTGCCGGACATGCGCAAAGTGGTGCAGTACCTGGCGCAGAAAAGTGCCCAGGACAAAGTGCTGACGATCCAGGACTGGATCCTCGCCCAGCGCCAGAAGGTGCTCGGCAAGGCCAACCTTAACCGCGTGCTGTTGCTTGAGGCGCTGCTGGTGCAATGGGTCGGCTTGCTTGGCCGCCGTTAA